One Methanobacterium sp. genomic window, ATGCGCTTGACGTTGAATTTGATTACACATTTGCAGATGCAGGAGATGAATACGAAGCAGCATCTGGAGTTGCATTACCTCAGGAAACAATTGATATAGTTAAAAATTCGCGGGCATGCTTATTTGGGGCTGCAGGAGAATCAGCAGCGGATGTCATCGTTAAATTAAGACAGGAATTGGATCTTTATGTTAATTTAAGGCCAGTAAAATCATATCCGGGCACTAAAAGTATTTATGATGATTTAGATTTTGTAATCGTAAGGGAAAATACTGAAGGTCTCTACATTGGTATTGAAGAAGAGACAGAAGATGGAGCAACAGCTTTAAGGGTCATAACCAGAAAAGCATCTGAGAGAATCTGTAAATTTGCCTTTGATTACGCTAAAAAAACAGGCAGAAACAAAGTTACAGCAGTTCACAAAGCAAACGTCCTTAAAAAGACTGACGGTCTTTTCAGAGACACTTTTTATAAAATAGCTGAAGATTATGGTGATATTGAAACTGATGATCGTTATGTGGATGCTACAGCAATGTTTTTCATTACAAATCCTCACATGTTCGATGTAATAGTAACCACCAATCTATTTGGTGATATTCTTTCAGATGAAGGTGCAGGACTTGTCGGTGGATTAGGTTTAATTCCTTCTGCAAATATTGGAGAAAATCATGGTTTATTTGAACCAGTACATGGATCTGCACCACGTCATGCGGGCAAGGGCACAGCAAACCCTTCTGCAATGATATTATCTGCAGTATTAATGCTTGATTACATTGAAGAGCATGAAGCCGCCCGTTCTGTTGAAAATGCGTTAATAAAAGTATTAAGCGAAGGTAAAGTCGTAACTCAGGACCTGGGTGGAAATGCTTCCACAATGGAAATGGCTCGTGAAGTACGAAACAAAATAGAAGGTAAATAATTAATAATTTAATTTCCAGATAAAATCTATCGTTGATTATGGTTGGTTCTTTATGAAAAACATTAAAAATAGTAAGATAAGAGCAGATATTCCTTTACTCAACGAAATTATTTATCTGGATGCTGCAAGTACCACTCCTACTCCGGAACCTGTGATAAATGCTATGCTTGATTATTATCATAATTTCAATGCAAATACAGGAAGAGGAGCATATAAAGCAGCGGTTAAATCAACAACAAAGTTTGAAGATGCAAGGGATAAAATAGCGAATTTCATAAATTCTGCTAGAAATGAAGTGATATTCACCAAGAACACCACTGAAGCAATTAGCCTTGTAGCTAATGGTTTAGACTTTAAAAAGGGTGATTCAATAATTGTTCCAAATATAGAGCATCATTCAAACTTTATACCATGGCTTGAATTGAAAAAGAGGGGAATTAATTTAAAAATCATAAAAGCCAATAATTTTGGAGTAATAGATGCGGCAGATGTTGAAAAAGCTGTAGATAAGAATACAAAGCTAATCACCACCACACATATTTCTAATTCTATTGGTTCATGCCAGCCAATATATGAAATAGGTGATATTGCAGAAAGGAATGATATTTTATACTTGATTGACGCTGCCCAATCTGCAGGACACATGAGACTAGATGTTAAAGAAACAAAAGCAGATTTTATTGCATTCCCTGGCCATAAAGGATTTTTAGGGCCTGTTGGAACAGGTTTTTTATACTGTAAAAATGAAATTGCCGAACATCTTAAACCATTGAATCTGGGCGGTGGAACAGTATCGGATGTTACAGAAGACGATTACACTCTTGAACCGATCCCTGCAAGATTTGAAGGAGGAACTCAGAATATTGCAGGTATTATTGGTCTTGGAGCGGCTGTGGGTTATGTTAAAAGTATTGGAATTGAAAATATTGAAAAATACAGCATAGAACTCACAAAATATATGTATGAAAGAATAAATGATATAGACAGCACCATATGTTATGGAGATCCAGAAAATATCCATGGTATTGTTGCTTTTAATATTAAAGGCATGAATTCGCATGATGTTGCAAAAATACTTGATGAAATCAAAAATATTTGTGTTAGAAGTGGATACCATTGCGCAATTCCCGCAATAAAGCATTTAGGTGCGGATGCTTTAGGAGGAACTGTTAGAGCATCAGTTCATTGTTATAATAACAAAGAAGAAATAGATATTTTTGCAGAAACTGTTAATGAAATAGCAAAATTTGCTGGAGTTTAAAATGTTTGCATTTTTTAACCTAAAATCAAAGATTTTAGAGGTTGAAGGAGGCAAATATGTTTCCTAAACAGCAAAAATATTGAAACTATTGAAAATCGAAGATTTTCGAGTCCCAAAAATTCTATGAATTTTTGAGGAATATTTCTGGAGGTCAATTATATGGAAAAGGCACAGCTTATAGCCCTTTTTATAATCTTTCTCATGATTGGGAGTGCAGTAGCGGCTGCTATACTATATGTTTTATAGATTTAATTTTTATCAATAATCATATATGTAGGATAAAATAAATTTATTTAAGGTAAATTTTATCTTCTTAGTATTAAAGATGAATTTTAGGTCATTATGGAGGTTAGAAAATGGTAAAAGTCAGATTAGGAGCAGTAGTAGCGGAATTCAATTATGATATTACTCATATGATGCTTGAACTTGCTAAAGAGCATGCAAAATTTCTAGATTCTGAGGTAACAAAAGTTATAGCCGTACCTGGCGTTTTTGATATGCCTCTTGCAATCAAAAAGCTTTTAGAAGATGATGAGATAGACGCTGTTATTACGCTTGGGGCAGTTATTGAAGGTGCCACATCACATGACGAGATTGTTGTACAGCACGCTTCACGTAAAATAGCTGATCTAGCACTTGAATACGATAAACCAGTTGCTTTAGGAATTTCAGGCCCTGGAATGACACGTTTAGAAGCTCATCAACGTGTAGAATATGGAAAACGTGCCGTTGAAGCTGCTGTTAAGATGTGTGAGCGGTTAAAATAGCCTTTTTTCATTTTTTTAATATTTCATTAACTTTATTTTATATAATCAGTATTCATGAATATAAAAATTATTTACAATAAATTTCAATAATTTGATAAATTGGGTATTAAACTCAATCATGTAGATGGTAATTATGGAAATATTAACTCCAAAAGATCTTAAAGATAAATTTAAAGACCCATGGATAGCTCCTTATAAAAAGGTCCTCACAATGGTTGATAAAGACCTTGTGGAAATTGTGGAGTACCACCCCTGTGTTGGCGGATCAGAATGGATGGTTTACCAGTATGAAAGGTCGAGCAACATTGTAAAAAGCGCGAAAAGAGATGGAAACAAGCATACGTACCTTGCAGAAGTCGGAAAAAGTGATTTAAATCTTAAAGCAAGTTTTTCCGCTGCAGGAATTGAGGAAGTTTCAGTTGAGGGTGATGAAGTCAAAGTTATTCATGCCGGACTCGCCGGTGCCGGAGTAGGGGCAGCAATGTGTCGCGGAATGGCTGAAGGAGTTAAAAGGGTTGAACTTTATGATATAGGGGGCGGATCTAAGGTTGGAAGAGCCGCAGTTGTGACTCCAAAACTTGAAAAGATTGTAATAGGTATTGATGATACTGATACCAAAGAAGAAGGAGCAACATGGACATTAGCCAATAATATAGGTATAGAACTCAGTAAAATGGGATTTGAATACATAGATCATGTTATTGTGCAACTTTACCCCCATAATCCTAATAAAACTCAAAACTGCGTATCTATTGCATTGGTATTTGCTATTAAACCAGGGGATCGTGAAAAAATTATAGAAGAAGCGCGTAAGCTGCTTAAAAAGCATACATTGTCTGGTAAAACAGCAATGGCAATTCTCGATGGAATTAATATTCCAGAAAAACTTAGAGAATATGCTGAAGTCGCTAAAAAATCTATGATTACCCTTGAAGAAGCAGAAAAAGTTGCAAAAGAAATGAATATTCAACTTGTAGAAGTTACAGGGGCGGAAGGAAAGATTGGAGCACTTGCAGCACTTGGGCTCTATAATGACATAAGGGAAGCTGTGAAGGTTTATTATTAGAATAAGTAATTAATTATTTTTAAAGATTAGATTTAAAAATCTACCTTCAGTAGAGTCTGCAAATGCAACGTTTGAATTAGCTACATCTCCAATTTCAATTTTAATTGTGTGTTTACCCCAATATGCATAATATGTGTTTTTAGTGCTTTTTGAGTTGTAATAAATCGTTTTTTCCTTAACATTATTAATATAGATTTCATATGATCCGTTTCTTAGTTTTCCTGTAGTTGTTGACACTAGCTGATTATCCATGTATATATTTACAATGTTGCCTTTTATATTGCCTGTTTTTATAAAGATTCCTTCTTTCACCTGGAAATTAGTTATATTTGAATTTATGCTCAGAGATTTTTCTGCATAAACATCTTTAAAGATATTTCTTAAATTACTATCTCTGATTATATCTCCAATATTTAGATCAAAGTTTGCCCTGACTTCAGCAGGCATTCTCAACAGGTTATCTTCTCCGGGCATGGTTTGGGTTAAATTGTATCTTTTATCCTTTATGTAAATTACATCACCATAGCCTAACTCAAGGGAGTTCATAGCCTCTATCGGAACTCTTAAAGTTGAATTTTCATTTTCTAGAGCACCATCTACGGTATAGGGGCCCCTTACATCAATAGTTCTGATTTTTGCAGGATCAATCCATATTACCAGGTTACTTGAGGCGGGTTCTATAGATATTTTACCTTCTTCTACATGTACAGCCCCTAAAAGTGTAGCCAGCATGGCTATTAATATTAATGCAGACACAATGATGGGAAAATGCATATATAAAAACGATTTTATTGATGTGGATTTTTTATCCGGCCTTAAAATTATATTAAATGATCGTTTAATAAGTTTAATGATATAATAAAGAGCTATAATGAGTCCAACAATTAAAAGTGTTGCTCCGGCAACTGTTGGAACCATTTTAATGAAAAATACTGAAAAAACACCAAGTGAAGAAAGTGAGAGGCCAAGAATGCTCATTCTTATATATTTACCGAGGGTATCCATCATGGATACTCTGCCATATTCCATGGCTCTGTCCACAATTGTTCTAACAACCTCATTGGCAGTGGCATTTAATTCTTTAAGTGTTGACATAGAATGTTCAATTTCACCAATGTCAACTTCTTTTATTTTCATCCCCCTGACATCTGCATCAAGCACAATTCCAACGTCAACACCGTAATCTTTTTCAAATTTAATATTATTTAAGAAGCTCCTTTTTGCGGCAAATTGTCCGCTTAAAGGTTGTTCAAACTTTAATTCAGGGAAAAAGAAGTTTAAAAGAGGTTTTGCAGTTAATTCTGTTACTCTTCCGGCTTTTCTTTTAAATTTAGTTTTTGTAACATCGGCTTTTCCATTTAATATAGGCATTATAATATTTTCAACCTGTTTAGAGGTTAAATTTTGTAAATCAGCATCAATAAAGGCAACTATATCTCCGGTTGATTTTTTAAATCCTGTATTTAAAGCTGCACCTTTTCCTTTATTTTTCAGGTGTTTTACGACAGTAGCTCCAGCTCTTTCTGCAGCTTCACTGGTTCCATCAGATGATCCATCATCAACCACAATTATCTCGTCAACATAATTCAGGCTTTTCGCTGCTTTAACTACATTTTCTACTGTTTTTGCTTCATTATATGCAGGAATTACAATTGAAACCGTCATTTTTGGCTCTGATTCTCTGTTTTTTATAGATGCCACTAAAAGGATGAAAAATAGAATAACCCAGGACAAAACGTACACCTCAAATTTTCATATCAAGTTTTATAAATAATGTGAGTTAATATTGAAAATATCTTATGGAACTTATCATCTTTCTACATAATAAATTAATGCTATAAATAGATTGTAGGTGTCAAATGAAACCAAAAGTTATGATATTACTGGGGAGTGCGTCTGATTATGCTATAGCAGAGAAAGCTATAGACATTTTAGAAACACTTAACATCCCATACGATGTTAAAGTAGCTTCAGCGCATAGAACACACGAGAAAGTGAAAAAAATAGTTATGAAGGCCACCGATGAAGGAATAGAAGTATTTATAGGTATTGCAGGGCTTTCAGCCCATTTACCTGGAATGATAGCTGCAAATACTCATAAACCAGTGGTTGGGGTTCCTGTAAGTGTTAAATTAGGAGGACTAGATGCCCTTTATGCTTCAGCTCAGATGCCATTTGGAGCGCCTGTTGCAACAGTGGGAATTGACCGTGGGGAAAATGGAGCTATACTTGCAGCACAGATTATTGGAATCCACGATGAAGATGTAAGAAAAAGGGTTTCTTCAATGAGAGATTCATTCTTTGAAAAGATAGCTGTAGATGAAAGGAACCTTCTTGAAGCTATAACCGGGGACTATTATTCTCCTCTGCTTGATATTCCAGAAGAAGAGCTTAAAAATGAAGACTTATTCAGTGAACCCTCATCTGATGAAATAGAAGATTTAGATATAGCGATAATTGCAGGAAGTTATTCAGATATAAAATTTGCAAAGAAAGCAACTAACTTTCTTGATAAAATGAATGTAAATTATGATTTCAGCGTTATATCTCCTATAAGGTATCCAAAAAGATTTGAGGAATATTTAAAGAAGGTTAAAAACGCCAAAATTTTTATAGCCATCACTGGAATGTCTGCTCATGTTACAGGAGCCATTGTAGCATACACCGAAAAGCCAGTTATAGGAGTCCCATGTTCAATTAGATTAGATGGAACTGATGCTCTCTTATCAATGGTTAATATGCCTCCAGGAGTTCCTGTTGGAACTGTAGGTATAGATAATGGAGGTAACGCAGCCATACTCGCTGGCGAAATGCTTGGAATTATGAATAAGGATATCGAAAGAGATATTAGAAGATTTAAAGGGAATATCGAGTGTAATCAGTAGGTAATGGATAAATGAAAGAAGAAAAAAATATATCTGAGGAAGTCTGCAAAATGGGCTCTTGTGGTTGCCCTGTAAATTATATATGGCTTGGGATTGCATTTATTTTCTTTACAATTGCCCTTGCAATGATTTTTGGTAATTAATTGGCTGGTGAAAGTATGAGAGAATTTTTAAAGATTCTTGAAGAAGAATTTAACATTATAAGGATTGAAGATCAAATATCAGCGGAATATGAAGTTGCAAATATCTTGAGGAATCATCCTAAGGATACAGTAATTTTTGAAAACATAAAAGACAGCAATATTAAGATTATATCTGGAATCTGCAACACCAGAGAAAAAATAGCCCGCGGAATCTCAGTAACAGTGCCAGAAATCACAAAAAGGATAATGGAAGCTACTGAAAATCCAATTCCTGTTGAAAATGTTGAAAACATAAAAAAGAACTATATTACTCAAAAAAAACCTGATTTGGGCGAAATTCCAGTACCAACTTACTACAAAAAAGATGGTGGAGCATATATGACTGCAGGGGTTGTAATAGCAAAGGACCCTGAAACAGGAATAAGAAATGCATCAATTCATAGAATGCTTGTAAACTCAAAAAACAGGCTTGGAATTCGTATAGTTCCTAGAAATCTCTATACTTATTATAAAGTGGCAGAAGAAATGGATAAACCACTTGAAGTGGCGATTGCAATTGGGATGCATCCTGCAACTCTCCTTGCAACAACCACATCAGTCCCAATAACAACAGACGAGCTTGAAGTGGCTAATAATTTCCATGAAGGGAATATGGAGCTTATAAAATGTGAAGATGTTGATATGGAAGTGCCTGATGCAGAAATAATCATGGAAGGTAAGATATTACCCCATGAAAGGGAGCCTGAAGGACCATTTGTAGATTTAACAGATACTTATGATGTTGTAAGGAACGAACCAGTTATAGAACTCAGTAAGATTCATTACAAAGAGAATCCCTATTATCATGCCATAATGCCTGCTGGATTTGAACACAGGCTTTTACAGGGGCTCCCACAGGAGCCAAGGATTTATAATGCAGTCTTGAATACTGTTCCAACAGTTCAAAATGTAGTTTTAACTGAAGGAGGTTGTTGCTGGCTTCATGCAGCAATTTCAATAAAGAAACAAACTCAGGGAGACGGAAAAAACGTTATAATGGCAGCACTTGCTGCACATCCTTCACTAAAACACGCCATTGTTGTTGATGAAGATGTAAACATATTCGATGCTGAAGATATTGAATATGCAATTGCAACAAGAGTTAAAGGCGATGAAGATATCATGATTGTGCCGGGAGCAAGAGGTTCTTCCCTTGATCCGTGCGCAACACTTGATGGTACAACAACTAAGGTTGGAGTGGATGCCACTAAGCCTCTGGATAAAAAAGAGAAGTTTGAAAGGGTTAGCTTTTCTGAGTAAATATTAGAAAATTAAATTTTGTTTTTTCTTTCCACTGCTCCATTTTTTTTGCGAGGTCTTTGAAAAATCAGAAATTTTTCGGGCATTTGAAAATGTAATTTTCGATGTCCCAAATACTGTATGTTTGAAGACCACAAAATCGAAGATTTTCTAGGGCCTTTTTGATCAACCGCTCAAAAATTCTTTCAGAATTTCTGCCGCCTAAAAAATGAAATTTTCTAGAGCTTTTTTCAAAAAGAAGGTTGTTTGTGAGTATTAGTTTTAGTAAATAGTTTAATTAAAAGAAAAAAGTGAATGCTATTTATTCTCATCTTCTGCTGTACATCCAGTAACCTGCACCAACAATAACAAGCACAACAATTATACCTAATATAATTCCTGTGTTATTGCCGGATGATGATGCCGGGGAAGTCTGGGTAGTTACATTATCTGTTTG contains:
- a CDS encoding isocitrate/isopropylmalate family dehydrogenase; translated protein: MYKIAVIPGDGIGKEVMEAALHVLDALDVEFDYTFADAGDEYEAASGVALPQETIDIVKNSRACLFGAAGESAADVIVKLRQELDLYVNLRPVKSYPGTKSIYDDLDFVIVRENTEGLYIGIEEETEDGATALRVITRKASERICKFAFDYAKKTGRNKVTAVHKANVLKKTDGLFRDTFYKIAEDYGDIETDDRYVDATAMFFITNPHMFDVIVTTNLFGDILSDEGAGLVGGLGLIPSANIGENHGLFEPVHGSAPRHAGKGTANPSAMILSAVLMLDYIEEHEAARSVENALIKVLSEGKVVTQDLGGNASTMEMAREVRNKIEGK
- a CDS encoding cysteine desulfurase, with translation MKNIKNSKIRADIPLLNEIIYLDAASTTPTPEPVINAMLDYYHNFNANTGRGAYKAAVKSTTKFEDARDKIANFINSARNEVIFTKNTTEAISLVANGLDFKKGDSIIVPNIEHHSNFIPWLELKKRGINLKIIKANNFGVIDAADVEKAVDKNTKLITTTHISNSIGSCQPIYEIGDIAERNDILYLIDAAQSAGHMRLDVKETKADFIAFPGHKGFLGPVGTGFLYCKNEIAEHLKPLNLGGGTVSDVTEDDYTLEPIPARFEGGTQNIAGIIGLGAAVGYVKSIGIENIEKYSIELTKYMYERINDIDSTICYGDPENIHGIVAFNIKGMNSHDVAKILDEIKNICVRSGYHCAIPAIKHLGADALGGTVRASVHCYNNKEEIDIFAETVNEIAKFAGV
- the ribH gene encoding 6,7-dimethyl-8-ribityllumazine synthase, which gives rise to MVKVRLGAVVAEFNYDITHMMLELAKEHAKFLDSEVTKVIAVPGVFDMPLAIKKLLEDDEIDAVITLGAVIEGATSHDEIVVQHASRKIADLALEYDKPVALGISGPGMTRLEAHQRVEYGKRAVEAAVKMCERLK
- a CDS encoding DUF1743 domain-containing protein, whose product is MEILTPKDLKDKFKDPWIAPYKKVLTMVDKDLVEIVEYHPCVGGSEWMVYQYERSSNIVKSAKRDGNKHTYLAEVGKSDLNLKASFSAAGIEEVSVEGDEVKVIHAGLAGAGVGAAMCRGMAEGVKRVELYDIGGGSKVGRAAVVTPKLEKIVIGIDDTDTKEEGATWTLANNIGIELSKMGFEYIDHVIVQLYPHNPNKTQNCVSIALVFAIKPGDREKIIEEARKLLKKHTLSGKTAMAILDGINIPEKLREYAEVAKKSMITLEEAEKVAKEMNIQLVEVTGAEGKIGALAALGLYNDIREAVKVYY
- a CDS encoding glycosyltransferase, with amino-acid sequence MSWVILFFILLVASIKNRESEPKMTVSIVIPAYNEAKTVENVVKAAKSLNYVDEIIVVDDGSSDGTSEAAERAGATVVKHLKNKGKGAALNTGFKKSTGDIVAFIDADLQNLTSKQVENIIMPILNGKADVTKTKFKRKAGRVTELTAKPLLNFFFPELKFEQPLSGQFAAKRSFLNNIKFEKDYGVDVGIVLDADVRGMKIKEVDIGEIEHSMSTLKELNATANEVVRTIVDRAMEYGRVSMMDTLGKYIRMSILGLSLSSLGVFSVFFIKMVPTVAGATLLIVGLIIALYYIIKLIKRSFNIILRPDKKSTSIKSFLYMHFPIIVSALILIAMLATLLGAVHVEEGKISIEPASSNLVIWIDPAKIRTIDVRGPYTVDGALENENSTLRVPIEAMNSLELGYGDVIYIKDKRYNLTQTMPGEDNLLRMPAEVRANFDLNIGDIIRDSNLRNIFKDVYAEKSLSINSNITNFQVKEGIFIKTGNIKGNIVNIYMDNQLVSTTTGKLRNGSYEIYINNVKEKTIYYNSKSTKNTYYAYWGKHTIKIEIGDVANSNVAFADSTEGRFLNLIFKNN
- the purE gene encoding 5-(carboxyamino)imidazole ribonucleotide mutase — its product is MKPKVMILLGSASDYAIAEKAIDILETLNIPYDVKVASAHRTHEKVKKIVMKATDEGIEVFIGIAGLSAHLPGMIAANTHKPVVGVPVSVKLGGLDALYASAQMPFGAPVATVGIDRGENGAILAAQIIGIHDEDVRKRVSSMRDSFFEKIAVDERNLLEAITGDYYSPLLDIPEEELKNEDLFSEPSSDEIEDLDIAIIAGSYSDIKFAKKATNFLDKMNVNYDFSVISPIRYPKRFEEYLKKVKNAKIFIAITGMSAHVTGAIVAYTEKPVIGVPCSIRLDGTDALLSMVNMPPGVPVGTVGIDNGGNAAILAGEMLGIMNKDIERDIRRFKGNIECNQ
- a CDS encoding UbiD family decarboxylase, which produces MREFLKILEEEFNIIRIEDQISAEYEVANILRNHPKDTVIFENIKDSNIKIISGICNTREKIARGISVTVPEITKRIMEATENPIPVENVENIKKNYITQKKPDLGEIPVPTYYKKDGGAYMTAGVVIAKDPETGIRNASIHRMLVNSKNRLGIRIVPRNLYTYYKVAEEMDKPLEVAIAIGMHPATLLATTTSVPITTDELEVANNFHEGNMELIKCEDVDMEVPDAEIIMEGKILPHEREPEGPFVDLTDTYDVVRNEPVIELSKIHYKENPYYHAIMPAGFEHRLLQGLPQEPRIYNAVLNTVPTVQNVVLTEGGCCWLHAAISIKKQTQGDGKNVIMAALAAHPSLKHAIVVDEDVNIFDAEDIEYAIATRVKGDEDIMIVPGARGSSLDPCATLDGTTTKVGVDATKPLDKKEKFERVSFSE